A genomic segment from Candidatus Fermentibacter sp. encodes:
- a CDS encoding DUF3108 domain-containing protein, with the protein MRLVFLLVTSLAGLSAGQAGDYSPRFVENGAFGPGELLEFSVEYGIVKAGTATLSVTGPEQREGLMAYRITANARSNPAFSAFFRVDDTNAALLDMVQLHTLMFSKSLQEGDYRNSEEVFFDQEAGTAFYPEEDDEDERLVEIPPHALDVLSCLYYARTLPLEVGEAYTLDCHTDNDNYPLQVTVLREERIRVPAGTFDCVLVQPELVGEGIFDQQGEIYVWMTDDERHMPVLMRSAIVIGEIACLLESYTEGTVIPVDNPFGDE; encoded by the coding sequence ATGAGACTCGTTTTCCTTCTCGTCACATCGCTGGCGGGACTTTCGGCCGGACAGGCCGGGGACTATTCGCCCCGCTTCGTCGAGAACGGCGCCTTCGGACCCGGGGAACTGCTCGAGTTCAGCGTCGAATACGGCATAGTGAAGGCCGGCACCGCAACGCTCTCGGTCACCGGACCCGAACAGCGCGAGGGCCTGATGGCCTACCGGATAACGGCCAACGCCAGATCCAATCCCGCCTTCAGCGCCTTCTTCAGGGTGGACGACACCAACGCCGCCCTGCTCGACATGGTCCAGCTCCATACCCTCATGTTCTCCAAGAGCCTCCAGGAAGGCGACTACAGGAACTCCGAGGAGGTGTTCTTCGACCAGGAGGCCGGGACTGCCTTCTACCCCGAAGAGGACGACGAGGACGAGAGGCTCGTGGAGATACCGCCCCACGCCCTCGACGTTCTGAGCTGCCTCTACTACGCACGTACGCTGCCCCTCGAGGTCGGAGAGGCCTACACGCTCGACTGCCACACCGACAACGACAACTACCCGCTGCAGGTGACGGTTCTGCGCGAAGAGAGGATCAGGGTCCCTGCAGGCACGTTCGACTGCGTCCTCGTCCAGCCCGAGCTCGTCGGGGAGGGCATCTTCGACCAGCAGGGGGAGATCTACGTCTGGATGACCGACGACGAGCGCCACATGCCGGTGCTGATGCGCAGCGCCATAGTCATCGGCGAGATTGCCTGCCTGCTCGAGAGCTACACCGAGGGAACGGTCATCCCGGTCGACAATCCCTTCGGGGATGAATAG